One genomic region from Halomicrobium zhouii encodes:
- a CDS encoding NAD(P)/FAD-dependent oxidoreductase: MTRVAVVGGGAVGLAAARHLADAGADVVLYERGGIASGSTGRAAGICYDAFAEDLDAAIGAESLRRFRELGVLTECPYVWLAREGDDANADAIREQVPRMQAHGRNVELVDPEALADRYPQLRTDDVAVAAIAHEAGHVDPGAYAALVADELDSAAAVDVRTDAPVALDDPTTVDSPTGAESFDAVLVAAGPETKPIVADVGVSLALKAYRAQALVTESLHATLPMTYDATQHVYWRPRDGGLFVGDGAHPVDPGDWDRQADDSFLESALERLRAATTLAPRVDRSWAGLCTATPDRDPLLGEVADGLFVASGWHGHGFMRSPAMGERVAAQMLGDGDGSVAHYDPDRFDGDEEFAVVEGMTLDED, translated from the coding sequence GTGACCCGCGTCGCCGTCGTCGGCGGGGGCGCAGTCGGACTCGCCGCCGCACGTCACCTCGCAGATGCGGGCGCCGACGTCGTCCTCTACGAGCGCGGGGGCATCGCCAGCGGGAGCACCGGCCGCGCGGCGGGCATCTGCTACGACGCCTTCGCCGAGGACCTGGATGCGGCAATCGGCGCCGAGTCCCTCCGTCGCTTCCGCGAACTCGGCGTGCTCACGGAGTGTCCGTACGTCTGGCTCGCGCGCGAGGGCGACGACGCGAACGCCGACGCCATCCGCGAGCAGGTGCCACGGATGCAGGCCCACGGACGGAACGTCGAACTGGTTGACCCGGAGGCGCTGGCCGACCGCTATCCGCAACTGCGGACCGACGACGTGGCCGTCGCCGCCATCGCCCACGAGGCGGGCCACGTCGACCCCGGAGCGTACGCCGCGCTCGTCGCCGACGAACTCGATTCTGCTGCCGCCGTCGACGTCCGAACGGACGCACCCGTCGCTCTCGACGACCCGACGACCGTCGACTCGCCCACCGGAGCCGAGTCGTTCGACGCCGTCCTCGTCGCGGCCGGACCGGAGACGAAGCCGATCGTCGCCGACGTCGGCGTCTCGCTGGCGCTGAAGGCCTACCGGGCGCAGGCACTCGTCACCGAGTCGCTCCACGCGACGCTCCCGATGACCTACGACGCGACCCAGCACGTCTACTGGCGACCGCGGGACGGCGGGCTGTTCGTCGGCGACGGCGCCCACCCGGTGGACCCGGGCGACTGGGACCGCCAGGCCGACGACTCGTTCCTGGAGAGCGCGCTGGAGCGCCTTCGCGCGGCGACGACGCTCGCCCCCCGGGTCGACCGGTCGTGGGCCGGGCTCTGTACCGCGACGCCGGACCGAGACCCGCTGCTGGGCGAAGTCGCCGACGGCCTCTTCGTCGCCTCGGGATGGCACGGCCACGGGTTCATGCGGTCGCCAGCGATGGGCGAGCGCGTCGCCGCGCAGATGCTCGGCGACGGCGACGGTTCGGTGGCCCACTACGATCCGGACCGGTTCGACGGCGACGAGGAGTTCGCCGTGGTAGAAGGGATGACGCTCGACGAAGACTGA
- a CDS encoding Hsp20/alpha crystallin family protein yields the protein MRQLTRSIGDTIFENLGRAAGRFQENRPLPADVLESEAAYLVVFDAPGVTATDVQVRYVEDRVEVRIDRFREFHDGFEMVYPGRGLSLAGSATLPEGATVDTDSATATLRDDGTLQVRIPKGKSEPGSADDDLDDEIDDTVEEADEREDAGTDVGDDEHEDGDSDEDAAADGGRQDETDAEADDRGEDADDDVTEQSEARDDPRQEETDLEE from the coding sequence ATGCGACAGCTCACCCGATCCATCGGCGACACCATCTTCGAGAACCTCGGCCGGGCGGCGGGCCGCTTCCAGGAGAACCGCCCGCTCCCCGCCGACGTGCTGGAGAGCGAGGCCGCTTACCTCGTCGTCTTCGACGCCCCCGGCGTCACTGCGACGGACGTCCAGGTCCGCTACGTCGAGGACCGCGTCGAGGTCCGCATCGACCGCTTCCGGGAGTTCCACGACGGCTTCGAGATGGTGTATCCCGGCCGCGGCCTCTCGCTCGCCGGCAGCGCCACGCTCCCCGAGGGCGCGACGGTGGACACTGACTCGGCGACCGCGACGCTCCGCGACGACGGGACGCTCCAGGTTCGCATCCCCAAAGGCAAGAGCGAACCCGGCAGCGCCGACGATGACCTGGACGACGAGATAGACGACACGGTCGAGGAGGCCGACGAACGAGAGGACGCCGGTACCGACGTCGGCGACGACGAGCACGAAGACGGGGACTCCGACGAAGACGCCGCCGCGGACGGCGGCCGCCAGGACGAGACAGACGCGGAAGCCGACGACCGGGGCGAGGACGCGGACGACGACGTGACCGAACAGTCCGAGGCCCGCGACGACCCGCGGCAGGAAGAGACCGACCTGGAAGAGTAA
- a CDS encoding DUF7559 family protein, producing MPATLEVVCENEDCTLDMFELHYTYDMPDDVGVSDFECPYCDTTEELREVEL from the coding sequence ATGCCAGCCACGCTCGAGGTCGTCTGCGAGAACGAGGACTGTACGCTCGACATGTTCGAACTCCACTACACCTACGACATGCCCGACGACGTCGGCGTGTCCGACTTCGAGTGTCCCTACTGCGACACGACCGAGGAACTCCGGGAGGTCGAGCTGTGA
- a CDS encoding radical SAM protein, whose translation MTVDPADLSVTVVDGYVDEPAHFGVPPYVSTYPRYTAGALVDAGVPESQITYHTIDGLRDDGSRWQDVEEADLLIYVGGMTVPGKYVGGTPAEPDEVRRMAWTADGVSMMGGPVRFGVGEANEGASETARDDLDFDFLAMADVEAAAYDLVANGLEGFEDRYRGVPEETRWARKGAFVVEQHPNHPDYLIAELETSRGCAYRCSFCTEPMYGDPDFRPPESVVDEVDALSDRGVKHFRIGRQADILAYGGDGEAPNPEALRELYGGIREVAPDLETLHLDNMNPITVVKWPEKAREGIRIIAEHNTPGDTAAFGLESADPLVQEENNLNVTAEQCFEAVRIVNEEAGWRPGEEPGSGPSFGDDAPRRLPKLLPGINLLHGLKGERRETFEHNREFLQRVLDEGYMLRRINIRQVMAFEGTDMAETGADIANDHKQLFKQYKKEVRETIDNPMLKRVAPPGTILPDVHLEYHQDGKTFGRQLGTYPLLVAIPGERELGQVLDVAITDHGYRSVGGVPHPLDLNSASMDELTAIPGIGKSTAGDVVVNRPYDSVSEFDATVEQFVTVGSPEGAD comes from the coding sequence ATGACTGTCGACCCCGCCGACCTCTCGGTCACCGTCGTCGACGGCTACGTCGACGAGCCGGCCCACTTCGGGGTCCCGCCGTACGTCTCGACGTACCCGCGCTACACCGCCGGCGCCCTCGTCGACGCCGGCGTGCCCGAATCCCAGATCACCTACCACACTATCGACGGCCTGCGCGACGACGGCTCCCGCTGGCAGGACGTCGAAGAGGCCGACCTGCTGATCTACGTCGGGGGGATGACCGTCCCCGGCAAGTACGTCGGCGGGACGCCCGCCGAACCCGACGAGGTGCGCCGGATGGCCTGGACCGCCGACGGCGTCTCGATGATGGGCGGCCCGGTCCGCTTCGGCGTGGGCGAGGCCAACGAGGGGGCGAGCGAGACCGCCCGCGACGACCTCGACTTCGACTTCCTGGCGATGGCCGACGTCGAGGCGGCGGCCTACGACCTCGTTGCCAACGGACTGGAAGGGTTCGAGGACCGCTACCGCGGCGTCCCCGAGGAGACCCGCTGGGCGCGGAAGGGCGCCTTCGTCGTGGAGCAGCACCCCAACCACCCCGACTACCTCATCGCGGAACTGGAGACGTCCCGGGGCTGTGCCTACCGCTGCTCGTTCTGCACCGAACCGATGTACGGCGACCCGGACTTCCGCCCGCCCGAGAGCGTCGTCGACGAGGTGGACGCGCTGTCGGACCGCGGCGTGAAGCACTTCCGCATCGGCCGCCAGGCGGACATCCTCGCCTACGGCGGCGACGGCGAGGCGCCGAACCCCGAGGCCCTGCGGGAGCTGTACGGCGGCATCCGCGAGGTGGCCCCCGACCTCGAGACGCTGCACCTCGACAACATGAACCCCATCACGGTCGTGAAGTGGCCCGAGAAAGCGCGGGAGGGGATTCGGATCATCGCCGAGCACAACACGCCCGGCGACACCGCGGCGTTCGGGCTCGAATCGGCCGACCCGCTCGTCCAGGAGGAGAACAACCTCAACGTCACGGCCGAGCAGTGTTTCGAAGCGGTCAGGATCGTCAACGAAGAGGCCGGCTGGCGGCCCGGAGAAGAGCCCGGAAGCGGTCCGAGCTTCGGCGACGACGCTCCACGCCGCCTCCCCAAACTCCTCCCCGGCATCAACCTGCTCCACGGGCTCAAGGGCGAGCGCCGGGAGACCTTCGAGCACAACAGGGAGTTCCTCCAGCGCGTGCTCGACGAGGGGTACATGCTCCGGCGGATCAACATCCGGCAGGTGATGGCCTTCGAGGGCACCGACATGGCCGAGACGGGCGCGGACATCGCCAACGACCACAAGCAGCTGTTCAAGCAGTACAAGAAGGAGGTCCGCGAGACCATCGACAACCCGATGCTCAAGCGCGTCGCGCCGCCCGGGACTATCCTCCCCGACGTCCACCTGGAGTACCACCAGGACGGGAAGACCTTCGGCCGACAGCTCGGGACCTACCCCCTGCTCGTCGCGATTCCGGGCGAGCGCGAACTCGGTCAGGTGCTCGACGTCGCCATCACGGACCACGGCTACCGCTCCGTGGGCGGCGTCCCCCACCCGCTGGACCTCAACTCGGCGTCGATGGACGAACTGACGGCGATTCCGGGCATCGGCAAGAGCACGGCCGGCGACGTCGTGGTGAACCGGCCCTACGACTCCGTCAGCGAGTTCGACGCGACCGTCGAACAGTTCGTGACGGTGGGGTCACCGGAAGGCGCCGACTAG
- a CDS encoding type II toxin-antitoxin system RelE family toxin, with protein MSYEVLLSDDAVSYLSSLDEKSERICEENLRKLAESPYPGEGKGDKEKLVVDGEKLFRLHVGRTHTAFYLVAEGANEVRVVEILPIDEAHKRYGY; from the coding sequence ATGAGTTATGAGGTCCTCCTCTCCGACGACGCGGTGTCGTACCTCTCGTCACTTGACGAGAAGAGCGAGCGTATCTGCGAGGAGAACCTCCGGAAACTAGCAGAGAGCCCGTACCCTGGCGAGGGGAAAGGTGACAAGGAGAAACTCGTCGTCGATGGAGAGAAACTGTTTCGCCTCCACGTCGGTCGGACACACACCGCGTTCTATCTCGTGGCGGAAGGGGCGAACGAGGTCCGCGTGGTCGAAATTCTCCCGATAGACGAGGCCCACAAACGCTACGGGTACTAG
- a CDS encoding flippase-like domain-containing protein yields MSNVEVSVVLPAYNEEATIEETVEVTLSTLASFLPAGTFEVIVAEDGCDDRTPEIATRLAGEDDRVRHIHSDERLGRGGALEYAFHRAEGETLAYFDTDLATDMRHLEELIEAVRSGEYDLATGSRWMPQKKADRPAKRGVPSLGFNTLVRFFLRSDLRDHQCGFKAFSREAFEVLDDDVQDEHWFWDTEMLVRAQRTGFRVKEFPVDWEPKGDTKVDLVRDVFGMGSQILRTWWQLSVSPRISRKVSMTAGSLLVIAALVLAVTVVFDPSAVLDAIGGADVGIVAASGVVYLLSWPLRGLRYRDILDRLGHDGDTWFLTGAIFISQTGNLVFPARLGDGVRAYVVKARRGIPYPTGFASLAVERVFDLLAITVLAGSVLVGLVLTGGTEQIAEAIAADVPPVQVGDDTLDPAAAARTALQVAAAVGVAAIAGVAVIVVNARRETNLVHRAVTAISNDSYAAYVSGVIEQFVGDIETVVGDRGAFLRVGLGSLVIWVVDVLTALAIFAAFHGPDSGWEITASLVAAAFFAVSVGNLAKILPLSPGGIGLYEGAFTLIVVGLTGVSAPVALAISIVDHAVKNAVTIVGGLASMTWLNVSLTTAVEESRSAGEVEAEPTAQD; encoded by the coding sequence ATGAGCAACGTCGAGGTGAGCGTCGTCCTCCCCGCGTACAACGAGGAGGCCACCATCGAGGAGACCGTCGAGGTCACCCTCTCGACGCTCGCCTCGTTCCTGCCGGCGGGCACGTTCGAGGTCATCGTGGCCGAGGACGGCTGCGACGACCGGACGCCGGAGATCGCGACGCGGCTGGCGGGTGAGGACGACCGGGTTCGCCACATCCACTCCGACGAGCGGCTCGGGCGCGGCGGCGCGCTGGAGTACGCCTTCCACCGCGCCGAGGGCGAGACGCTGGCGTACTTCGACACCGACCTGGCGACGGACATGCGCCACCTGGAAGAGCTGATCGAGGCGGTTCGGTCGGGCGAGTACGACCTCGCGACCGGGTCGCGCTGGATGCCCCAGAAGAAGGCCGATCGGCCGGCCAAGCGCGGCGTTCCGAGCCTCGGCTTCAACACGCTCGTCCGCTTCTTCCTCCGGTCTGACTTGCGGGACCACCAGTGCGGGTTCAAGGCCTTCTCCCGCGAGGCCTTCGAGGTCCTCGACGACGACGTGCAGGACGAACACTGGTTCTGGGACACCGAGATGCTCGTCCGCGCCCAGCGGACGGGCTTCCGCGTCAAAGAGTTCCCCGTCGACTGGGAGCCCAAGGGCGACACCAAGGTCGACCTCGTCCGGGACGTGTTCGGGATGGGCAGCCAGATTCTCCGGACCTGGTGGCAACTCTCCGTGAGTCCGCGCATCAGCCGAAAAGTGAGCATGACGGCGGGGTCGCTGCTCGTGATAGCGGCGCTGGTGCTGGCGGTCACCGTCGTCTTCGACCCCTCGGCCGTCCTCGATGCTATCGGCGGTGCAGACGTCGGCATCGTCGCAGCATCCGGCGTGGTCTACCTCCTCTCGTGGCCGCTACGCGGACTCCGGTATCGCGACATCCTCGACCGTCTCGGCCACGACGGCGACACCTGGTTCCTCACCGGCGCTATCTTCATCAGCCAGACGGGGAACCTCGTGTTCCCGGCCCGCCTCGGCGACGGCGTGCGGGCCTACGTCGTCAAGGCCCGCCGCGGGATTCCCTATCCGACCGGCTTCGCGTCGCTGGCCGTCGAGCGCGTCTTCGACCTGCTCGCCATCACGGTGCTCGCGGGGAGCGTCCTGGTCGGCCTCGTCCTGACCGGCGGGACCGAACAGATCGCCGAGGCCATCGCCGCGGACGTCCCGCCAGTCCAGGTCGGTGACGACACGCTCGACCCGGCTGCGGCCGCGCGGACCGCGCTCCAGGTCGCCGCTGCCGTCGGTGTCGCGGCCATCGCCGGCGTCGCCGTCATCGTCGTCAACGCCCGCCGCGAGACCAACCTCGTCCACCGGGCCGTCACCGCGATCAGCAACGACTCCTACGCGGCCTACGTCTCGGGCGTCATCGAGCAGTTCGTCGGGGACATCGAGACTGTGGTCGGTGACCGCGGGGCTTTTCTCAGGGTGGGCCTGGGCAGTCTCGTCATCTGGGTCGTCGACGTGTTGACGGCGCTGGCCATCTTCGCGGCGTTTCACGGCCCCGACTCCGGGTGGGAGATCACCGCGTCGCTGGTCGCGGCCGCCTTCTTCGCGGTCAGCGTCGGCAACCTCGCGAAGATCCTCCCGCTGTCGCCCGGCGGCATCGGGCTCTACGAGGGCGCGTTCACGCTCATCGTCGTCGGCCTGACCGGGGTCTCGGCCCCGGTCGCGCTCGCCATCTCCATCGTCGACCACGCCGTCAAGAACGCCGTCACCATCGTCGGTGGCCTGGCGTCGATGACCTGGCTCAACGTCTCGCTGACGACGGCCGTCGAGGAGAGTCGGAGCGCCGGCGAGGTCGAGGCAGAACCCACGGCACAGGACTGA
- a CDS encoding transcription initiation factor IIB: MSDENTRTRTRERTDETEEQHTSAACPECSGHLIADEEHGETVCDDCGLVVDEGEIDRGPEWRAFDSSEKDSKSRVGAPTTNMMHDKGLSTNIDWRDKDAYGNSLGAKQRQKMQRLRKWNERFRTRDSKERNLKQALGEIDRMASALGLPENVRETASVIYRRALDENLLPGRSIEGVSTASVYAAARQAGVPRSLDEITDVSRVEKSEIARTYRYVVRELGLEVAPADPESYVPRFASSLDMSDEAEHRARQLLQNAKEQGVHSGKSPVGLAAAAVYAAALLTNEKTTQAAVSEVADISEVTIRNRYHELLEAEQGLPAA; this comes from the coding sequence ATGAGCGACGAGAACACCAGAACGCGAACGAGAGAACGCACGGACGAGACGGAGGAACAGCACACGTCGGCGGCCTGCCCGGAGTGTTCGGGCCACCTGATCGCCGACGAGGAACACGGCGAGACGGTGTGTGACGACTGCGGCCTGGTCGTCGACGAGGGCGAGATCGACCGCGGCCCCGAGTGGCGCGCCTTCGACTCCAGCGAGAAGGACAGCAAGTCGCGCGTCGGCGCGCCGACGACGAACATGATGCACGACAAGGGCCTGTCGACCAACATCGACTGGCGCGACAAGGACGCCTACGGCAACTCCCTGGGCGCCAAGCAGCGCCAGAAGATGCAGCGCCTGCGCAAGTGGAACGAGCGGTTCCGGACCCGCGACTCCAAGGAGCGCAACCTCAAGCAGGCGCTGGGCGAGATCGACCGGATGGCCAGCGCACTCGGCCTGCCCGAGAACGTTCGCGAGACCGCGTCGGTCATCTATCGCCGTGCGCTCGACGAGAACCTCCTTCCCGGCCGGTCGATCGAGGGCGTCTCGACGGCCTCCGTCTACGCCGCCGCGCGCCAGGCCGGCGTCCCGCGCTCGCTCGACGAGATAACCGATGTCTCCCGCGTCGAGAAATCGGAGATCGCACGGACCTACCGCTACGTCGTCCGCGAACTCGGCCTGGAGGTCGCCCCGGCCGACCCCGAGAGCTACGTCCCGCGCTTCGCCTCTTCGCTCGACATGTCCGACGAGGCCGAACACCGCGCCCGCCAGCTGCTCCAGAACGCCAAGGAACAGGGCGTCCACTCCGGCAAGTCGCCCGTCGGTCTCGCCGCAGCGGCCGTCTACGCCGCCGCCTTGCTCACCAACGAGAAGACGACGCAGGCGGCCGTCAGCGAAGTCGCCGACATCTCGGAAGTGACCATCCGCAACCGGTACCACGAGCTCCTCGAGGCCGAACAGGGGCTCCCTGCGGCCTGA
- a CDS encoding methyl-accepting chemotaxis protein translates to MDPDPSPDGGVEMTSPSMDTLDDDELGAAIDELLAASENVSQSSQSISDLANDQSENMREVAGEVSNLSATVEEVASSANQVKAVSDQARHLADDGREAADDAIDAMESVDDANTDVSQDVRQLRDRIDEIDEIVEVINDIADQTNMLALNASIEAARAGEAGQGFAVVADEVKSLAEESQQNAAEIEQLVSNIKSDTDDTVDSIEHANDQVEEGIDQVEDAVGILKEIDEAVREAAQGAEEVASATDEQAASTEEVASMIDMTAESAEEVAEEIEQIAAANEQQAAKVNELQSLIRSR, encoded by the coding sequence ATGGATCCAGACCCCAGCCCCGATGGGGGTGTCGAGATGACGTCGCCGTCGATGGACACGCTCGACGACGACGAACTCGGCGCCGCTATCGACGAGCTGCTGGCAGCGTCCGAGAACGTCTCCCAGAGCTCCCAGTCTATCAGTGACCTGGCCAACGACCAGTCGGAGAACATGCGCGAGGTCGCCGGTGAGGTGTCGAACCTCTCGGCGACGGTCGAGGAAGTCGCCTCCAGTGCGAACCAAGTGAAAGCCGTCAGCGACCAGGCACGACACCTCGCCGACGACGGGCGTGAGGCCGCCGACGACGCCATCGACGCGATGGAGTCGGTCGACGACGCCAACACCGACGTCTCCCAGGACGTCCGCCAACTGCGCGACCGCATCGACGAGATCGACGAGATCGTCGAGGTTATCAACGACATCGCGGACCAGACGAACATGCTGGCGCTCAACGCCTCGATCGAGGCGGCCCGCGCCGGCGAGGCCGGCCAGGGGTTCGCCGTCGTCGCCGACGAGGTGAAGTCACTCGCCGAGGAGTCCCAGCAGAACGCCGCCGAGATCGAACAGCTGGTCTCGAACATCAAGTCCGACACCGACGACACCGTCGACAGCATCGAGCACGCCAACGACCAGGTCGAGGAAGGCATCGACCAGGTCGAGGACGCGGTCGGCATCCTCAAGGAGATCGACGAGGCGGTCCGCGAGGCCGCCCAGGGTGCCGAAGAGGTCGCCTCCGCGACCGACGAGCAGGCGGCCTCCACCGAGGAGGTCGCGAGCATGATCGACATGACGGCCGAAAGCGCGGAGGAAGTGGCCGAAGAGATCGAACAGATCGCCGCCGCCAACGAGCAACAGGCGGCCAAGGTCAACGAGCTACAGAGCCTTATTCGGAGCCGGTAA
- a CDS encoding type I 3-dehydroquinate dehydratase: MDFDSFVLSAATGDIYDEPAARAHADVLEYRMDLATDPIDRLAEYDGELPLLVTNRVEWEGGDAPDTEARLDALETATELDAVEAVDVELGALVGEGKYNADRVVEAARGRDTTVIVSAHDFERTPDREKIEEWLTRACKHGDVGKVATTANEPADVLALLSATEAKTSRGHAVATMAMGEAGRHSRAVAPLYGSKIGYAPVRPENATAPGQYDLETLRELIDQLKSRE; this comes from the coding sequence ATGGACTTCGACTCGTTCGTTCTCTCGGCGGCGACGGGCGACATCTACGACGAGCCGGCCGCTCGCGCCCACGCCGACGTCCTGGAGTACAGAATGGATCTGGCGACGGATCCGATCGACAGACTCGCCGAGTACGACGGCGAGCTTCCGTTACTGGTGACCAACCGCGTGGAGTGGGAGGGCGGCGACGCCCCCGACACCGAGGCCCGGCTGGACGCCCTGGAGACCGCCACCGAACTCGACGCCGTCGAGGCTGTCGACGTCGAACTCGGGGCGCTCGTGGGCGAAGGAAAGTACAACGCCGACCGCGTCGTCGAGGCAGCCAGGGGACGCGACACCACCGTCATCGTCTCGGCCCACGACTTCGAACGGACACCAGACCGCGAGAAGATCGAGGAGTGGCTCACCCGGGCCTGCAAACACGGCGACGTCGGGAAGGTGGCCACCACGGCGAACGAACCCGCCGACGTCCTGGCCTTGCTCTCCGCCACTGAGGCCAAGACCAGCCGCGGCCACGCCGTCGCGACGATGGCGATGGGCGAGGCCGGCCGCCACTCCCGCGCCGTCGCGCCGCTGTACGGCTCCAAGATCGGCTACGCGCCCGTCCGCCCCGAGAACGCCACGGCGCCCGGCCAGTACGACCTGGAGACGCTCCGAGAACTGATCGACCAGCTCAAGAGCAGGGAATAA
- a CDS encoding zinc ribbon domain-containing protein, translated as MAETKRRRPWLAAALALLSPGLGHVYLREWLRAVVWFGLMFAATELLVPVPPMPAEVTVTSVLEASQMAAEQVDAPSRLALFAITALSMADAYWIATRGNRQAATDEGVSCPHCGREVDEDLEFCHWCTTRLEPLE; from the coding sequence GTGGCTGAAACCAAGCGAAGGCGGCCCTGGCTGGCCGCTGCACTGGCGTTACTCTCTCCCGGTCTCGGACACGTCTATCTCCGCGAGTGGCTTCGGGCCGTCGTCTGGTTTGGACTGATGTTCGCGGCGACGGAACTTCTGGTACCCGTCCCCCCCATGCCGGCAGAGGTGACGGTGACGTCTGTCCTCGAAGCCTCGCAGATGGCGGCCGAACAGGTCGACGCTCCCAGCCGGCTCGCGCTCTTTGCGATAACCGCGCTCTCGATGGCCGACGCCTACTGGATCGCGACCCGGGGGAACCGGCAGGCGGCGACCGACGAGGGCGTCTCCTGTCCCCACTGCGGCCGCGAGGTCGACGAGGACCTGGAGTTCTGTCACTGGTGTACGACGCGCCTCGAACCCCTTGAGTGA
- a CDS encoding histidine kinase N-terminal 7TM domain-containing protein, translating into MLQFPVDAPGYLLHLIGLVVAAGVSIAVARWVSRQSDEGAARTMVLLLWIHATMAALVAVQLLVSSAAVEELLVGTWHGLFPASAPVWLAFAIYYTGRDHWMTARVRLVLWLGGVVPFVLSVTDPAHGLMFTDWTVQTEPFTFRYAAVTPLNESFLVLATLGILTGFALLIRLSVFSRRSSRWQSAALLAGLPVILLLAMLAYTPLAPVRHFPYGIFGSGIFGVLVAGSLYRTRLFAVAPLARDSLFDSVDDAVIVVNTDRRLVDYNVRALALFPSLDGAIGRQLDDVCPVLVGSTDWTPDVGDRGDTEDASPFVGTVRRSVDGEARSFNVTTSEISRGGRRYGYGLIVSDVTTLVEYSTELERKTERLEQFASVLSHDLRNPLSVAMGRLELEREDGDSEHLRKSREALDRIDTTIDDLLRLARNGDAVSDPAPVSLRGVAADAWETSDTGDATLSIEVGDQYRVLADRSRLRTLLENLFRNAADHGGDHVTVGRLSAGADADPRSGFFVADDGPGIPEDDRDAVFEYGYSTVDEGTGFGLAIVQSIADAHDWSLAITESSESGARFEVTGVTTSEAVAGSSTEPTV; encoded by the coding sequence GTGCTCCAGTTCCCAGTCGACGCTCCGGGATATCTTCTCCACCTCATCGGGCTGGTGGTGGCCGCCGGTGTCTCGATTGCGGTGGCACGCTGGGTCTCCAGACAGTCCGACGAGGGCGCCGCGCGGACGATGGTCCTGCTGCTCTGGATCCACGCGACGATGGCTGCGCTCGTCGCCGTCCAGCTGCTCGTCTCGTCGGCGGCCGTCGAGGAACTGCTCGTGGGGACCTGGCACGGGCTGTTTCCCGCGAGTGCGCCCGTCTGGCTCGCCTTCGCGATATACTACACCGGTCGAGACCACTGGATGACGGCGCGGGTCCGGCTCGTTCTCTGGCTGGGCGGCGTCGTCCCGTTCGTCCTCTCGGTGACCGACCCGGCCCACGGACTGATGTTCACCGACTGGACGGTGCAGACCGAACCGTTCACGTTCCGCTACGCGGCAGTCACGCCGCTCAACGAATCCTTCCTGGTGCTGGCCACGCTGGGCATACTCACCGGATTCGCACTCCTCATCCGGTTGTCAGTGTTCTCTCGCCGGTCGTCGCGCTGGCAGTCGGCGGCCCTGCTGGCGGGCTTACCCGTCATCCTCCTGCTCGCCATGCTCGCGTACACGCCGCTCGCTCCGGTCCGGCACTTTCCGTACGGCATCTTCGGCTCGGGCATCTTCGGCGTCCTCGTCGCGGGATCACTCTACCGGACCCGTCTGTTCGCGGTCGCGCCGCTTGCCAGGGATTCCCTCTTCGACTCCGTCGACGACGCGGTGATCGTCGTGAACACGGACAGGCGCCTCGTCGACTACAACGTTCGCGCACTCGCCCTCTTTCCCTCGCTCGACGGCGCGATCGGGCGCCAGCTCGACGACGTCTGTCCGGTCCTGGTCGGGTCCACCGACTGGACGCCGGACGTCGGTGACCGGGGCGACACCGAAGACGCTTCGCCGTTCGTCGGTACCGTCCGTCGATCCGTCGACGGCGAGGCGCGCAGTTTCAACGTCACGACCTCCGAGATCTCCAGAGGCGGACGTCGGTACGGATACGGTCTCATCGTCAGCGACGTCACGACCCTGGTCGAGTACTCCACGGAACTCGAACGGAAGACCGAACGGCTCGAACAGTTCGCGTCCGTGCTCTCCCACGACCTCCGGAATCCGCTTTCCGTCGCGATGGGCCGGCTCGAACTCGAACGGGAGGACGGCGACAGCGAACACCTCCGAAAATCGCGGGAGGCGCTGGACCGCATCGATACGACCATCGACGACCTGCTGAGGCTCGCCCGGAACGGCGACGCAGTGTCGGACCCGGCTCCCGTCTCGCTCCGGGGCGTCGCCGCCGACGCCTGGGAGACCTCGGACACCGGCGACGCGACCCTGTCGATCGAGGTCGGCGACCAGTATCGAGTGCTCGCCGACCGTTCTCGACTCAGAACCCTGCTGGAGAACCTCTTTCGCAACGCAGCCGACCACGGCGGCGACCACGTTACCGTCGGTCGCCTCAGTGCGGGGGCGGACGCCGACCCGCGATCGGGCTTCTTCGTCGCGGACGACGGCCCCGGCATCCCGGAAGACGATCGCGATGCCGTCTTCGAGTACGGGTACTCCACGGTCGACGAGGGCACCGGATTCGGGCTCGCCATCGTCCAGTCCATCGCCGACGCCCACGACTGGTCGCTCGCTATCACCGAGAGCAGTGAGAGCGGCGCCAGGTTCGAGGTGACCGGCGTCACGACGTCAGAAGCTGTCGCCGGTTCGTCGACCGAACCCACCGTCTGA